CCGGCGCACTCGCGGGCTCCGACGCGGTGTTCGACGCGGCCATTGCCCGCGCCGGCATGTTGCGCGTGGACACGCTGCACGAGCTGTTCCTCGCGGCCGAGACGCTGGCGCGTTTCCGCGACGGCCCCTCGGGCGGGCTCATCGTGCTCACCAACGGCGGCGGCGCCGGCGTGATGGCGGCCGACGCCGCGGCCACCGACAACGTGCCGCTGACCCCGCTGGACGACGCGCTGCTGGCGCGGCTCGACGCCGTGCTGCCCGCCCACTGGTCGCGCGCCAACCCGGTGGACATCATCGGCGACGCGCCGGCCCAGCGCTACGTGGACGCGCTCGAAGCGCTGTCGCACGACCGCGAGAGCGCGGTGCTGTTCATCCACGCGCCCACCGCCATCGTGCCCAGCCTGGACATCGCGCAGGCCCTGCTGCCGCGGGTGGGCGCCACGCCCCAGCGCGTGCTGGGCTGCTGGCTCGGCGACACGGCGGTGGCCGCGGCGCGCCAGACCTTCCGCGACGCCGGTGTGCCCGACTTCAACACACCCGAAGAGGCGGTGCGTGCGTTTTGTTTCCTGCGCACCTTCCGCCTGCACCAGGAAGAGCTGCTGCAGACACCCGTGGCCCGCGGCGCCGCCCGGGCGGTGGACCTGCCACGCATCCGTGCCATCGTGGACGGCGTGCTCGCCAGCGGGCGCGAGCTGCTGACCGAACCCGAGGCCAAGGACTTCCTCGCCGCCGCCGGCCTGCCGGTGGTGCCCACGCGCGTGGTCGAGGCCGACGCGGCCGAAGCCCAGGCCGCGGCCGAGGCCATGGGCTACCCGGTCGCGCTCAAGATCCTCTCACACGCCATCACGCACAAGTCCGATGTCGGCGGGGTGCGCCTGAACATCGGCAGCGCCGCCGAGCTGGCCGAGGCCTGCGCCGCGATGCTCGCGCGCGTGGGCGAGCTGCGGCCCGACGCCGACGTGCAGGGTTTCACCGTGCAGCCCATGGTGCGCAAGAAGCACGCGCACGAACTCATCGTCGGCGCCAGCGTGGACCCGGTGTTCGGCCCGGTGATCCTGTTCGGCGCCGGCGGCGTGGCGGTGGAGGTGCTGGCCGACCGCGCGCTGGCCCTGCCGCCGCTCAACACCGCGCTGGCGCTGGCGCAGATCCACCGCACGCGCATCGCGAAACTGCTGCACGGCTACCGCGACGAACCCACCGCCGACCTCGATGGCATCGCCCAGGTGCTGGTGGCCGTGTCGCAGCTGCTGGCCGAGGTGCCCGAACTGGCCGAGCTGGACATCAACCCGCTGCTGGTCAACCACGAGAGCGCGGTGGCGCTGGACGCGCGCGTGCGCCTCTCGGCCCGGCGCCCGGCCGGCGCGGCGCACTTCGCCATCCTGCCCTACCCGGCCGAGCTGATCGAGACCTGGACCTGGCGCGAGCAGCCCGTGGTGCTGCGCCCCATCCGGCCGGAGGACGAGGCCCAGCACCGCGCCTTTCTGGAGCGGCTGGACCCCGAGGACATCCGCCTGCGCGTGTTCTACAGCCGCCGCAGCATCGAACACAGCGAGCTCGCGCGGCTCACCCAGATCGACTACGCGCGCGAGATGGCCTTCATCGCCACCCGCGCCACGCCCGAGGGCGGCGAGGAGACCCTGGGCGCGGTGCGCGCCACGGTGGACCCGGACAACCACACCGCCGAGTTCGGCGTCATCGTGCGCTCCGACCTCAAGGGCTCGGGCCTGGGCCACCGGCTCATGGACAAGATGATTCGGTACCTGCGCGAGCGCGGCACGCGGCGACTGGTGGGCACGGTGCTGCGCATCAACCACGGCATGCTGGAACTTGCCCACACGCTGGGCTTCCAAGAATCCGACAACCCCAACGATCCGGACAACCACGACACGCGGTTCGTGTCGCTGGATCTGCAGCCCCCCGTCCATCCCGACGACCGTTCGGGCTGAGCCTGCCCAAGCCCTGGCGCACACGGCTTTCACAGGCTCCCCGAACGGCAGGCATTCCCCCGTTCAAGGAGCCCGCGATGCCATCAAACCACCCACCCTCTCGCCGCGCACTGCTGCTGCGCGGTGCCACCGTGATCGCCGCCACCGCCGCGCCGGCATGGCTCACCCCGGCCCGGGCCCAGACCGAGCTGCGCCCCACACCCAGCCAGACCGAAGGCCCCTACTACCCCGTGGCGCTGCCGGCCGACACCGACTTCGACCTGCTGCGCAACGGCAGCGCGCGTTACGGCCAGGGCCAGCCGGCCTGGGTCGAAGGCACCGTGACCGACACCCAGGGTGTGCCGGTGGCGGGCGCGGTGGTCGAGATCTGGCAGTGCGACCAGGCCGGCCACTACCACCACCCCGGCGACGGCGGCCGGGCCGATCCGGCCTTTCAAGGCTTTGGCCGGGTCGGCGTCGGCCGCGACGGGCGCTACCGCTTCCGCACCCTGCGGCCCGCGCCCTACAGCGGGCGCACGCCGCACATCCACGTCAAGGTGAAGCTGGACCGCGCGGAACTGCTCACCACCCAGCTCTATGTGGCGGGCGACCCCGGCAATGCGCGCGACTTCCTGTGGCGCCGCCTGGGTGAACAGGGCCAGGCCGCGCTGACCCGCCCCTTCGTGGCGGCCACCGATGGCCTGCGCGCGGAATTTCCCATCGTGGTTCAGGCCTGAGCCAGCCCCTTGGCCCCGGTGCACGGCATGGAAAACCGGCACTGCGTCACGCCGGGTGGGGATTCTTGATCCGGGTGGATGCAAAAACCTAGGGTTTACCCTATACTGCACTGCAACATTTGTTGTTTGCCCGATAGGAGAAACGCCATGTCCAGCGTCCTTGCCCACACCACCCACCCCTCCCTGGCCGGCCCGATCGCCGCCTGGTTCCACGCCGGCCTGCAACGCGCCCGTGCCCTGTGGAACGCGCCACTCCTGGCCGCCGCCCAGCGGCGTCCGCTGACCCGTTTCGAAGAAGCCGAACAGGTGCGCGCCATGGCCATGGACCTGGTCGACTCCGACCCGGCTTTCGCACAAGACCTGTTCGCCGCCGCCGATCGGCACGAGCTGGAATAACCCTCCAGGGGGCGATATGGGCGGCCCGGCAAAACCGGTTCCGCCATGCCCTCGGTCAACCCCCTCGCGGCGAGGGGTGTTTCCATTCAGACGTCGAAGCGCACCCCCTGCGCCAAGGGCAGCTCGCGCGAGTAATTGATGGTGTTGGTGGCACGGCGCATGTAGGCGCGCCAGGCGTCCGAACCCGACTCGCGCCCGCCGCCGGTGTCCTTCTCGCCGCCGAAAGCACCGCCGATTTCGGCGCCCGAGGTGCCGATGTTCACGTTGGCGATCCCGCAATCGGAGCCCGTCGCCGCCAGAAAGGCCTCGGTCTCGCGCAGGTCGTTGCTGAAGATGGCCGAGGACAGCCCCTGGGGCACGGCGTTTTGCAGCGCCACCGCGTCCTCGAAGCGCTCGTAACCCATCACGTACAGGATCGGCGCGAAGGTCTCGTGGCAGACGGTGTCGGTTTGCGCGGGCATCTCCACGATGGCCGGCTTGACGTAGTAGGCGTTCGGAAACGGCACTTGCAACACCCGCTCACCGCCGAACACCTGACCACCCTGTTCAACAGCCGCGCGCAAAGCGTTTTGCATGGCCTCGAAACTCCGCGCGTCGATCAGCGGCCCGACCAGGGTGTCGGCCGCCAGCGGGTCGCCGATGGGCAGGCCGGCGTAGGCCTGCTTCAGGCGCTGCACCAGGGCTTCCTGGTGGCTCTTGTGCACGATCAGGCGGCGCGTGCTGGTGCAGCGCTGGCCGGCGGTGCCCACGGCGGCGAAGGCGATGCCGCGCACCGCCAGGTCGAGGTCGGCCGAAGGCGCGACGATGACCGCGTTGTTGCCGCCCAGCTCCAGCAGTGAGCGGCCAAAACGGCGCGCCACCCGGGGGCCGACCTCGCGCCCCATGCGGGTGCTGCCGGTGGCCGACACCAGGGCCACGCGAACGTCGTCCACCAGCGCCTCCCCCACCTCGCGCTCGCCGATCACCAGCGCTGAAAGCCCGGCGGGGGCGTCGTCGCCGAAGCGCCGGGCGGCGCGCTCGAACAGGGCCTGGCAGGCCAGCGCCGTCAACGGCGTTTTCTCCGACGGCTTCCAGACCACCGCGTCGCCGCAGACCACGGCCAGTGCGGCGTTCCACGCCCAGACCGCGACCGGGAAGTTGAAGGCGCTGATCACGCCCACCACACCCAGCGGGTGCCAGGTTTCCATCATGCGGTGACCGGGGCGCTCCGAGGCGATGGTCAGGCCGTACAACTGGCGCGAGAGACCGACCGCGAAGTCGCAGATGTCGATCATTTCCTGCACCTCGCCCAGGCCCTCGGAGCGGATCTTGCCCGCCTCCACCGACACCAGCTCGCCCAGCGCCTGCTTGTGCTC
This Hydrogenophaga taeniospiralis DNA region includes the following protein-coding sequences:
- a CDS encoding bifunctional acetate--CoA ligase family protein/GNAT family N-acetyltransferase, whose product is MSIRHLDALFNPASVAVFGASMRPASVGATVWRNLLIGGFAGALYPVNPKHAELDGVKTYASVAALPQAPDLAVICTPAATVVRLIKELGARGTRAAIVVTAGLSAAQKQAMLEAARVHTLRILGPNCIGMLVPHLGLNASFAHIGARQGELAFVSQSGALVTAMLDWAGSRGIGFSHFVSLGERADVDFGDMLDYLGSDPKTRAILLYIESIEESRKFMSAARAAARNKPVIVVKAGRSSAGQAAAASHTGALAGSDAVFDAAIARAGMLRVDTLHELFLAAETLARFRDGPSGGLIVLTNGGGAGVMAADAAATDNVPLTPLDDALLARLDAVLPAHWSRANPVDIIGDAPAQRYVDALEALSHDRESAVLFIHAPTAIVPSLDIAQALLPRVGATPQRVLGCWLGDTAVAAARQTFRDAGVPDFNTPEEAVRAFCFLRTFRLHQEELLQTPVARGAARAVDLPRIRAIVDGVLASGRELLTEPEAKDFLAAAGLPVVPTRVVEADAAEAQAAAEAMGYPVALKILSHAITHKSDVGGVRLNIGSAAELAEACAAMLARVGELRPDADVQGFTVQPMVRKKHAHELIVGASVDPVFGPVILFGAGGVAVEVLADRALALPPLNTALALAQIHRTRIAKLLHGYRDEPTADLDGIAQVLVAVSQLLAEVPELAELDINPLLVNHESAVALDARVRLSARRPAGAAHFAILPYPAELIETWTWREQPVVLRPIRPEDEAQHRAFLERLDPEDIRLRVFYSRRSIEHSELARLTQIDYAREMAFIATRATPEGGEETLGAVRATVDPDNHTAEFGVIVRSDLKGSGLGHRLMDKMIRYLRERGTRRLVGTVLRINHGMLELAHTLGFQESDNPNDPDNHDTRFVSLDLQPPVHPDDRSG
- a CDS encoding protocatechuate 3,4-dioxygenase; the protein is MPSNHPPSRRALLLRGATVIAATAAPAWLTPARAQTELRPTPSQTEGPYYPVALPADTDFDLLRNGSARYGQGQPAWVEGTVTDTQGVPVAGAVVEIWQCDQAGHYHHPGDGGRADPAFQGFGRVGVGRDGRYRFRTLRPAPYSGRTPHIHVKVKLDRAELLTTQLYVAGDPGNARDFLWRRLGEQGQAALTRPFVAATDGLRAEFPIVVQA
- a CDS encoding aldehyde dehydrogenase family protein gives rise to the protein MSHPLSRTVSQLLTRLGVNPRAFAEGALAVRSPIDGSVIGAVHPASTEAVAAAVGRADVAFKTWRSVPAPRRGELIRLFGEELREHKQALGELVSVEAGKIRSEGLGEVQEMIDICDFAVGLSRQLYGLTIASERPGHRMMETWHPLGVVGVISAFNFPVAVWAWNAALAVVCGDAVVWKPSEKTPLTALACQALFERAARRFGDDAPAGLSALVIGEREVGEALVDDVRVALVSATGSTRMGREVGPRVARRFGRSLLELGGNNAVIVAPSADLDLAVRGIAFAAVGTAGQRCTSTRRLIVHKSHQEALVQRLKQAYAGLPIGDPLAADTLVGPLIDARSFEAMQNALRAAVEQGGQVFGGERVLQVPFPNAYYVKPAIVEMPAQTDTVCHETFAPILYVMGYERFEDAVALQNAVPQGLSSAIFSNDLRETEAFLAATGSDCGIANVNIGTSGAEIGGAFGGEKDTGGGRESGSDAWRAYMRRATNTINYSRELPLAQGVRFDV